Proteins encoded in a region of the Rothia mucilaginosa genome:
- a CDS encoding GntR family transcriptional regulator translates to MAIHRKILRWLENELFEGNIQLGQDLPSDSEIARAIGVSRSRTREALRTLEDMDLVQLYNGRGKEILVHLSDEPAAAASAALRLHMSSSRYPTRDLVQTRILLESWAIARIDPKTASFAEMDEVLAQMEDFDLSIRDFLELLLTFHHQVMRCGGNELLVGLLASVRQPSFESMLSLVGRMPLWSSAVERLRAESRAIAEALKAGDAATARAMVIGQLRGMYSDAGIDLEQEATSANGLPGEPIASEFAPVDVDEFAADDFDDLMQDDPSFADVGALPAADAPVAAPDEPTQVPAPVSAAVSAQSEPEVAHGDEAGSEISFGPTDTSADTTTGADISASDKAERTIPAASQPAPAAASVATAQPAAHSVSPDVPLSFGTPRRSTVPAASAAPVSGVQAPASQAPASQAPASQTPSGQLPSLPAAYAQEEAEGPAKVLRASTAAPRRRSGQIISPVRATIIKPVDRSKVLTAPARTVRPAAVVTAAAPAETESAENVLRAPAPARQEAPAVQPAEPTRLEAAATIHDTYEKLPHDEPVQERGGIFSKMKRFFGVDVYEPEHDEAQESAKKEQAVKEQAAKAETKPEPQPEQPVIDEEALARAEAERAERLKALHAAAEEESAAESSAEKASVEEPVEEPAEDPAQESAEEPVETDFQTEESTSEGAVASSGSVLSHGRAKGSKKSKKKRR, encoded by the coding sequence GTGGCTATTCATCGTAAAATTCTGCGCTGGCTCGAGAACGAACTGTTCGAGGGCAACATTCAGCTGGGTCAAGATCTGCCCAGCGATAGCGAAATTGCGCGCGCTATTGGTGTGAGTCGTTCCCGTACCCGCGAGGCTCTGCGCACCCTGGAAGATATGGACCTGGTGCAACTGTACAACGGTCGCGGCAAGGAGATTCTGGTGCACCTGAGCGATGAGCCTGCCGCTGCTGCGAGTGCCGCTCTGCGCCTGCACATGTCCAGCTCGCGTTACCCGACTCGTGACCTGGTGCAGACCCGTATTCTGCTGGAGAGCTGGGCGATTGCGCGTATTGACCCGAAGACGGCATCTTTCGCGGAGATGGACGAGGTCCTGGCGCAGATGGAAGACTTCGACCTGTCGATTCGTGATTTCCTGGAGCTTCTGCTGACGTTCCACCACCAGGTGATGCGTTGCGGTGGTAATGAGTTGCTGGTGGGTCTGCTCGCGTCGGTGCGTCAGCCGAGTTTTGAGTCGATGCTGTCTCTGGTGGGTCGTATGCCGCTGTGGAGTAGCGCTGTTGAGCGTCTGCGTGCTGAGAGCCGCGCTATTGCGGAGGCGCTGAAGGCCGGCGACGCTGCGACTGCGCGTGCCATGGTGATTGGTCAGCTGCGCGGCATGTATTCCGATGCCGGTATTGATTTGGAGCAGGAGGCGACCTCTGCGAACGGTCTGCCGGGTGAGCCGATTGCTTCTGAGTTTGCGCCGGTTGATGTGGATGAGTTTGCCGCTGATGACTTTGATGATTTGATGCAGGATGACCCGTCCTTCGCCGATGTGGGGGCACTTCCTGCCGCGGATGCTCCTGTTGCGGCGCCGGATGAGCCGACTCAGGTTCCTGCTCCGGTTTCTGCTGCGGTGTCTGCGCAGTCTGAACCCGAGGTTGCCCACGGTGATGAGGCGGGGTCTGAGATTTCCTTCGGGCCGACTGATACCTCTGCTGATACTACAACTGGTGCGGATATTTCTGCTTCTGACAAGGCAGAACGTACGATTCCCGCTGCGTCTCAGCCCGCACCTGCTGCGGCTTCCGTAGCCACCGCACAGCCTGCCGCTCATTCGGTGAGCCCGGATGTGCCGCTGAGCTTCGGCACCCCGCGCCGTAGCACCGTCCCGGCCGCTTCTGCGGCTCCGGTATCTGGTGTCCAGGCGCCCGCCTCCCAGGCGCCCGCCTCCCAGGCGCCCGCCTCGCAGACTCCCAGCGGTCAGCTGCCGAGCCTCCCTGCCGCGTACGCGCAGGAAGAGGCTGAGGGTCCCGCGAAGGTTCTGCGTGCTTCTACGGCGGCTCCGCGTCGTCGTAGCGGTCAGATTATTTCTCCGGTGCGTGCGACCATTATTAAGCCGGTGGATCGTAGCAAGGTGCTGACTGCGCCTGCCCGTACCGTGCGTCCTGCGGCTGTTGTGACTGCTGCGGCTCCTGCGGAGACTGAGTCGGCTGAGAATGTTCTGCGTGCCCCTGCCCCTGCGCGCCAGGAGGCGCCCGCCGTTCAGCCTGCTGAGCCTACCCGCCTTGAGGCGGCTGCGACCATCCACGACACCTACGAGAAGCTTCCGCATGATGAGCCGGTGCAGGAGCGCGGCGGCATCTTCTCGAAGATGAAGCGTTTCTTCGGCGTGGACGTGTACGAGCCTGAGCACGATGAAGCCCAGGAGAGCGCTAAGAAGGAGCAAGCTGTGAAGGAGCAGGCTGCGAAGGCTGAAACGAAGCCTGAGCCCCAGCCCGAGCAGCCCGTCATTGACGAGGAGGCGCTGGCTCGTGCCGAGGCTGAGCGCGCTGAGCGTTTGAAGGCGTTGCACGCGGCAGCGGAGGAAGAATCCGCAGCGGAAAGCTCTGCTGAGAAGGCTTCTGTAGAAGAGCCGGTTGAAGAACCCGCTGAGGACCCCGCGCAGGAATCGGCTGAGGAGCCGGTTGAGACCGACTTCCAGACTGAGGAGAGCACTTCTGAGGGTGCTGTAGCTTCTTCCGGTTCGGTATTGTCTCATGGCCGCGCTAAGGGCTCGAAGAAGTCGAAGAAGAAGCGCCGTTAG
- the putP gene encoding sodium/proline symporter PutP — protein MAASTYQVIALAIYFVAMIAIGLWANSKNNSLDDYVLGGRQLSPTVAALSAGASDMSGWLLMGLPGAVYLSGLSQAWLAVGLTIGAWCNWKFVAPRLRSYTEVAGDAVTVPVFLSNRLHDTKRVLRIVSGVVILVFFTFYVSSGMVSGGLFFKSSFGQEYHTGMLLLAGITVFYTLFGGFMGASYTDMVQGLLMLAALIAVPVITIIDLGGVGPVVESISQVRPDALSIFAGTTFAGIVSSLAWGLGYFGQPHIIVRFMAMRTPADAKSGRRIGISWMVLTVFGALSGAFMGIAYFARHPEASLTNPETAESVFLDLSQILFHPFIAGLILAAVLAAIMSTLSSQLIVCSSALVEDLYGIFSSKKLSASKSLWLGRAGVAIVALVAGALAWNPNSSILQLVAFAWAGFGSAFGPTVLLSLYWRKLTTQGALASMITGAVVAFAWGQSPMKSVLYEMVPGFASAMLVAIIVSLVTYKKNPVIDEEFDRAVELAKVK, from the coding sequence ATGGCCGCGAGTACATACCAGGTCATCGCGCTGGCGATTTATTTTGTTGCCATGATCGCAATCGGCCTATGGGCAAATAGCAAAAACAACAGTCTTGACGACTATGTGCTGGGCGGGCGACAGCTCTCCCCCACCGTCGCCGCTCTCTCAGCGGGCGCCTCCGACATGTCCGGTTGGCTCCTCATGGGTCTGCCCGGCGCCGTCTACCTCAGCGGCCTCTCCCAGGCATGGCTCGCCGTCGGTCTGACCATCGGCGCATGGTGCAACTGGAAGTTCGTGGCACCGCGACTGCGTAGCTACACCGAAGTAGCAGGCGACGCCGTGACCGTCCCCGTCTTCCTGAGCAACCGCCTCCATGACACCAAGCGCGTGCTGCGCATCGTCTCCGGTGTCGTGATTCTGGTGTTCTTCACCTTCTACGTCTCCTCCGGTATGGTCTCCGGCGGCCTGTTCTTCAAGTCCTCCTTCGGCCAGGAATACCACACCGGTATGCTCCTGCTGGCAGGCATCACCGTGTTCTACACGCTCTTCGGCGGCTTCATGGGCGCATCCTACACTGACATGGTTCAGGGTCTGCTCATGCTCGCAGCGCTGATCGCCGTTCCGGTCATCACCATCATTGACCTCGGCGGTGTAGGCCCCGTGGTTGAGTCCATCAGCCAGGTACGCCCCGACGCGCTGAGCATCTTCGCGGGCACCACCTTCGCCGGTATTGTTTCGTCCCTCGCGTGGGGTCTGGGCTACTTCGGCCAGCCGCACATTATCGTGCGATTCATGGCAATGCGCACCCCCGCAGACGCTAAGTCCGGCCGCCGCATCGGTATCAGCTGGATGGTCCTGACCGTGTTCGGCGCACTGAGCGGCGCGTTCATGGGCATCGCATACTTTGCACGCCACCCCGAGGCGTCCCTCACCAACCCCGAAACCGCAGAATCCGTGTTCCTGGACCTCTCGCAGATCCTCTTCCACCCCTTCATCGCCGGTCTGATTCTGGCGGCGGTTTTGGCGGCAATTATGTCCACCCTCTCCTCGCAGCTGATTGTGTGCTCCTCCGCTCTGGTGGAGGACCTCTACGGTATCTTCTCCTCGAAGAAGCTCAGCGCTTCCAAGTCCCTGTGGCTCGGCCGTGCAGGCGTGGCAATCGTGGCACTGGTCGCAGGTGCCCTGGCGTGGAACCCGAACAGCTCGATTCTGCAGCTAGTCGCATTCGCGTGGGCGGGCTTCGGTTCGGCATTCGGCCCGACCGTTCTGCTCTCCCTCTACTGGCGTAAGCTGACCACCCAGGGTGCACTCGCCTCCATGATTACCGGTGCCGTTGTGGCATTCGCTTGGGGCCAGAGCCCGATGAAGTCCGTGCTCTACGAAATGGTTCCCGGCTTCGCTTCGGCAATGCTGGTCGCAATCATCGTCTCCCTGGTCACCTACAAGAAGAACCCGGTCATTGACGAAGAGTTCGACCGCGCGGTAGAGCTCGCAAAGGTCAAGTAG
- a CDS encoding histidine phosphatase family protein: MTETSTIKVHLMRHGEVHNPERIVYGRLPGYRLSDKGQQMVRLSAEEFAARAERGARFVHLVCSPLQRTRESAAPVEELLGLTAQPDERVIEADNYFEGLHVNAQELLKNPRHWTKLYNPARPSWGESYLDQIRRMAAAVQDAARTAYERGGEGAEAIIVSHQLPIWITRLGVEGRMLQHDPRARECNLASITTLAFSTTDFEHEMPRFVEYSEPAAPLYGGVIQLPGS, translated from the coding sequence ATGACTGAAACTTCCACCATTAAAGTTCACCTCATGCGTCACGGCGAGGTGCACAACCCCGAGCGTATCGTGTACGGCCGTCTGCCCGGCTACCGTCTGTCCGATAAGGGCCAGCAGATGGTGCGTCTGAGCGCGGAGGAGTTCGCGGCTCGTGCTGAGCGCGGCGCCCGTTTTGTGCATCTGGTCTGCTCGCCGTTGCAGCGTACCCGTGAGTCTGCCGCCCCGGTTGAGGAACTGCTGGGCCTGACCGCGCAGCCGGATGAGCGCGTCATTGAGGCGGATAACTACTTTGAGGGTCTGCACGTGAACGCGCAGGAGCTGCTGAAGAACCCGCGTCACTGGACTAAGCTGTACAACCCGGCGCGCCCCTCCTGGGGTGAGTCGTACCTGGATCAGATTCGCCGTATGGCTGCGGCTGTTCAGGATGCGGCGCGTACCGCCTACGAGCGCGGCGGCGAGGGTGCGGAGGCGATTATTGTGTCGCATCAGCTGCCGATTTGGATTACTCGCCTGGGTGTTGAGGGCCGCATGCTGCAGCATGACCCGCGCGCGCGTGAGTGCAACCTGGCGTCGATTACGACTCTGGCGTTTAGCACCACTGATTTTGAGCATGAGATGCCGCGTTTTGTGGAGTATTCGGAGCCTGCCGCGCCGCTGTACGGTGGCGTGATTCAGCTGCCCGGTAGCTAA
- a CDS encoding AMP-binding protein, with translation MMNTPVPGLMPSPAPQEVALHPQAVQVRADQPADPHAMLGAFEQLLGGYAADAGAESAEAESTGSKGVEVTEPIALVVGTSGSTGTPKRTALTARALAASAAATERFFGSNSDAASQWLLALPAHYIAGAQVLARSVLAGTAPVIARSVTEPVHFSPEVLLQAVERMSSARRFISLVPTQLHKLLESADANPHLGAEIHEALGSFTGILLGGAPASADLLAASTALGLNTVTTYGSAETAGGCVYSGSVLPGVRVELVPEEGMPAVPDVEGKPAQVGRIWISGAHLASGYIGDAARTAEHFFIAADGTRWYRTDDYGLMDSANSSATSSFSSVEPHLQVLGRSDDVLISGGVKISARAVATVLEEHPSVREACVVGLSDARWGTAIAAAVTLVPSAGAAATSTENRPALNEELCALLRAHCAEKLGAPAAPKQLSILPDFPLTSTGKPDRAEIYSILDRDYRQG, from the coding sequence ATGATGAACACCCCCGTACCCGGGCTCATGCCCTCCCCCGCCCCGCAGGAGGTTGCCCTGCATCCGCAGGCGGTACAGGTGCGTGCCGATCAGCCCGCCGACCCTCACGCCATGCTGGGCGCCTTTGAGCAACTACTGGGCGGGTACGCGGCGGATGCGGGTGCGGAGAGTGCAGAGGCGGAAAGCACGGGCTCTAAGGGTGTAGAGGTTACGGAACCTATTGCCCTGGTGGTGGGCACCTCCGGCTCGACCGGAACCCCCAAACGCACCGCGCTGACCGCGCGAGCTCTTGCCGCCAGTGCGGCAGCTACCGAGCGCTTCTTCGGCTCAAACTCCGATGCCGCCTCGCAGTGGCTCCTGGCGCTTCCCGCGCACTATATTGCCGGTGCTCAGGTGCTCGCCCGCTCCGTGCTCGCCGGTACCGCCCCGGTCATTGCCCGCTCCGTGACCGAACCGGTGCACTTTAGCCCCGAAGTTTTGCTGCAGGCGGTTGAGCGCATGAGCTCGGCGCGCCGGTTTATCTCTCTGGTGCCCACCCAGCTGCATAAGCTGCTCGAAAGCGCGGACGCCAACCCGCACCTGGGCGCTGAAATTCACGAGGCGCTCGGCTCCTTCACCGGCATCCTGCTCGGAGGCGCCCCCGCCAGCGCCGACCTGCTCGCCGCCTCCACCGCGCTGGGGCTAAATACGGTGACCACCTACGGTAGTGCCGAAACCGCCGGCGGATGCGTCTACTCCGGCTCTGTTCTGCCCGGCGTGCGGGTGGAGCTCGTGCCCGAAGAAGGTATGCCCGCCGTGCCGGATGTTGAGGGGAAGCCGGCGCAGGTGGGTCGTATTTGGATCAGCGGAGCGCACCTCGCCAGCGGCTACATTGGCGACGCTGCCCGCACCGCCGAGCACTTCTTCATCGCCGCCGACGGCACCCGCTGGTACCGCACCGACGACTACGGTCTCATGGACTCTGCCAATAGCTCTGCGACCAGTAGCTTCAGCAGTGTTGAGCCGCACCTGCAGGTGCTCGGTCGTAGCGACGACGTGCTCATCAGCGGAGGCGTAAAAATCTCCGCCCGCGCCGTAGCGACCGTCCTCGAAGAGCACCCCTCCGTACGCGAAGCCTGCGTAGTCGGCCTATCCGATGCCCGCTGGGGCACAGCCATCGCCGCCGCGGTCACGCTCGTACCTTCTGCCGGTGCCGCGGCTACATCTACCGAGAATCGCCCCGCCCTGAACGAAGAACTCTGCGCCCTACTGCGTGCCCACTGCGCCGAAAAGCTCGGTGCCCCCGCCGCACCCAAGCAGCTGAGCATCCTGCCGGATTTCCCGCTCACCAGCACCGGCAAGCCGGACCGCGCAGAAATATACAGTATCCTGGACAGAGACTACCGTCAGGGCTAA
- a CDS encoding PLD nuclease N-terminal domain-containing protein has product MIRAMLIIGGAALIVGLTLYTLLDAVRTPAHEARTLPKWLWVIVTLLFPVVGPIMWLILGRPKEQLAAQPVAGGPRPGFGQRRNTPAPSVSSPDDDEEYLRWLKAKAERERRSREAESNNKQGSDHKDSERKDPEDGTPNQGNGQN; this is encoded by the coding sequence ATGATTCGAGCCATGCTGATTATTGGCGGCGCCGCCCTCATCGTGGGGCTGACCCTCTACACCCTCTTGGACGCCGTCCGCACCCCCGCACACGAGGCGCGAACTCTGCCCAAGTGGCTGTGGGTTATCGTCACCCTGCTCTTCCCCGTGGTGGGCCCGATTATGTGGCTCATCCTGGGCCGCCCCAAGGAACAGCTAGCAGCACAGCCCGTGGCAGGCGGTCCTCGCCCCGGCTTCGGTCAGCGACGCAACACCCCGGCGCCCTCGGTCTCTTCCCCCGACGATGATGAAGAGTACCTGCGCTGGCTCAAAGCAAAGGCAGAACGCGAACGCCGCAGCCGCGAGGCAGAATCGAACAACAAGCAGGGTTCTGATCATAAGGATTCCGAGCGTAAGGATCCTGAGGACGGCACCCCGAATCAGGGTAACGGGCAGAACTAG
- a CDS encoding 1,4-dihydroxy-2-naphthoyl-CoA synthase, protein MTAQLPEKVSDIFNPADWRVVEGFEDFTDITYHRQVERDENGEIVRDLPTVRIAFDRPEVRNAFRPHTVDELYRALDHARMTSNVGTVLLTGNGPSAKDGGWAFCSGGDQRIRGRDGYHYASGDTAESIDPARAGRLHILEVQRLIRTMPKVVIALVSGWAAGGGHSLHVVADLTIASEEYGKFKQTDATVGSFDAGYGSALLARQVGQKFAREIFFLAKEYDAQRMYEMGAVNDVVPHAELENKGLEYAAHIARQSPQAIRMLKYAFNLPDDGMLGQQVFAGEATRMAYMTDEAVEGRDAFLQKRDPDWSNYPYYF, encoded by the coding sequence ATGACTGCACAACTTCCCGAAAAAGTCTCGGACATCTTCAACCCCGCCGACTGGCGCGTCGTCGAAGGCTTCGAAGACTTCACCGACATCACCTACCACCGCCAGGTTGAGCGCGACGAAAACGGCGAAATCGTACGCGATCTGCCCACCGTACGCATCGCATTCGACCGCCCCGAGGTGCGCAACGCGTTCCGCCCGCACACCGTGGACGAGCTCTACCGCGCCCTCGACCACGCCCGCATGACCTCTAACGTGGGCACCGTACTGCTCACCGGCAACGGCCCCTCCGCCAAGGACGGTGGCTGGGCATTCTGCTCCGGCGGCGACCAGCGCATCCGCGGTCGCGACGGCTACCACTACGCCAGCGGCGACACCGCAGAAAGCATCGACCCGGCACGCGCAGGCCGACTGCACATCCTGGAAGTGCAGCGCCTCATCCGCACCATGCCCAAGGTCGTTATCGCCCTCGTCTCCGGCTGGGCTGCAGGCGGCGGCCACTCCCTGCACGTAGTTGCTGACCTGACCATCGCCTCCGAAGAGTACGGCAAGTTCAAGCAGACCGACGCAACCGTCGGCTCCTTCGACGCAGGCTACGGTTCGGCGCTGCTCGCACGCCAGGTGGGTCAGAAGTTCGCCCGCGAAATCTTCTTCCTCGCCAAGGAATACGACGCACAGCGCATGTACGAAATGGGCGCAGTCAACGACGTCGTTCCCCACGCAGAGCTCGAGAACAAGGGCCTGGAATACGCGGCGCACATTGCTCGCCAGTCCCCGCAGGCAATCCGCATGCTCAAGTACGCCTTCAACCTGCCCGATGACGGCATGCTCGGCCAGCAGGTCTTCGCTGGTGAGGCAACCCGCATGGCATACATGACCGACGAGGCTGTGGAGGGCCGCGACGCGTTCTTGCAGAAGCGTGACCCGGACTGGTCCAACTACCCCTACTACTTCTAA
- a CDS encoding MBL fold metallo-hydrolase translates to MARTIELADGVYRIATDNYRLNTGLVLGLERALVVDTGAGPRQATEIYDEVRRLTRLPITVVNTHGHYERFFGNDVFAAMGTEEFWAHPRAARAIRKYGEAQRPYVETLEPEMAHNQGAATNIVVPNRLVANRGDGITFTPIDLGERSATLMYMGPGHTDGDIMVGVEDVLFMGGLIEEGTDPYFEDSFPDRWIDTLGAVLEFDRYRVFVPGNGEPVDRTFVERERNTMVTAIESIRSSTLNRDDEATTAAMYKLPYAPGATRFLLDRLAQLEGAPVAAYLEADHPDTSGFTGPITLGQASY, encoded by the coding sequence ATGGCTCGTACTATTGAACTCGCAGACGGCGTGTACCGCATTGCGACCGACAACTACCGACTGAACACCGGACTGGTCCTCGGACTGGAACGTGCACTAGTCGTAGATACCGGCGCAGGTCCCCGTCAGGCAACCGAAATTTATGATGAGGTTCGCCGTCTCACGCGCCTTCCTATTACCGTTGTAAACACTCACGGACACTATGAGCGTTTCTTCGGCAACGATGTTTTCGCGGCAATGGGTACCGAAGAATTCTGGGCGCATCCTCGCGCCGCGCGTGCAATCCGTAAATACGGTGAGGCGCAGCGTCCCTACGTCGAGACGCTGGAACCGGAAATGGCACACAATCAGGGTGCCGCCACCAATATTGTTGTTCCCAACCGCCTGGTCGCCAATAGGGGCGACGGCATCACTTTCACCCCCATCGACCTGGGTGAGCGTAGCGCAACCCTCATGTACATGGGACCCGGCCACACCGACGGTGACATTATGGTCGGTGTTGAGGATGTGCTGTTCATGGGCGGTCTGATTGAAGAGGGTACCGACCCCTACTTTGAGGATTCTTTCCCCGACCGTTGGATTGATACTCTCGGTGCCGTGCTCGAATTTGATCGCTACCGCGTGTTTGTGCCCGGTAACGGTGAGCCGGTAGACCGCACCTTCGTGGAGCGTGAGCGTAACACCATGGTGACCGCTATTGAGTCGATTCGTTCCTCCACTTTAAATCGTGATGACGAGGCGACGACCGCGGCAATGTATAAGCTGCCGTATGCACCGGGTGCTACTCGCTTCCTGCTGGATCGTTTGGCTCAGCTTGAAGGTGCACCGGTAGCGGCATATCTCGAAGCGGATCACCCGGACACCAGTGGTTTCACGGGTCCGATTACTCTGGGTCAGGCTTCGTACTAA
- the gluQRS gene encoding tRNA glutamyl-Q(34) synthetase GluQRS: MTSSPTPSSNPSAQPFPSGTGRYAPSPSGDLHLGNLRTAILAWAMARRGGKPFYLRVEDLDRVRPGAAERQIADLAALGLDWDASPGAPAERIEGSESTEGKEAGVLYQSTRLAAYEQAVAQLREANLVYECFCTRREIQEASSAPHGAPGAYPGTCRELSKAQREERRAQRPPALRLRTECTSYTVQDDFYGTYTGLVDDFVLMRNDGTYAYNLTSVVDDAFVGVEQIVRGDDLLPSAPRQSYLAQLLGLTQPRYAHVPLALNEEGKRLAKRDGAVTLPQLREAGVEIPTILGWIAASIPVYNADGSTHSADVPVPNAAAILERFDPARMASEPWVVRDL, encoded by the coding sequence ATGACTTCTTCCCCTACCCCGTCTTCTAATCCCTCAGCTCAGCCTTTCCCCAGCGGTACCGGACGCTACGCCCCCTCCCCCTCGGGGGATTTGCATCTGGGTAATTTGCGTACCGCTATTTTGGCGTGGGCGATGGCTCGCCGCGGTGGCAAGCCCTTCTATCTGCGCGTGGAGGATTTGGATCGCGTGCGCCCGGGTGCTGCGGAGCGTCAGATCGCTGATTTGGCGGCGCTGGGTCTGGATTGGGATGCAAGCCCCGGCGCCCCGGCAGAGCGTATTGAGGGCAGCGAAAGCACCGAGGGCAAGGAAGCAGGTGTGCTGTACCAGAGCACGCGCCTTGCCGCCTATGAGCAGGCGGTTGCGCAGCTGCGCGAGGCAAACCTCGTCTATGAGTGCTTCTGTACCCGCCGCGAAATTCAGGAGGCTTCGAGTGCCCCGCACGGTGCGCCGGGCGCATACCCGGGTACCTGCCGCGAGCTGAGCAAAGCGCAGCGGGAGGAGCGCCGTGCTCAGCGTCCACCGGCTCTGCGTCTGCGCACCGAGTGCACGAGCTACACGGTACAGGATGATTTTTACGGCACCTACACGGGGCTGGTGGATGATTTTGTGCTGATGCGCAATGATGGCACCTACGCCTATAACCTGACCTCCGTAGTGGATGATGCATTTGTGGGGGTTGAGCAGATTGTGCGCGGTGATGATCTGCTCCCTTCGGCGCCTCGCCAGTCGTATTTGGCGCAGCTTTTGGGTTTGACGCAGCCGCGTTACGCTCACGTGCCGCTGGCACTGAATGAGGAGGGTAAGCGCCTGGCGAAGCGTGATGGCGCAGTAACCCTGCCGCAGCTGCGTGAGGCCGGTGTTGAAATTCCGACAATTTTGGGGTGGATTGCCGCGTCTATTCCGGTGTATAACGCCGATGGCTCCACCCATTCGGCGGATGTTCCGGTGCCCAATGCGGCGGCGATTTTGGAGCGTTTTGACCCGGCTCGTATGGCTTCTGAGCCGTGGGTCGTGAGGGATCTCTAA
- a CDS encoding 30S ribosomal protein bS22 translates to MGSVIKKRRKRMSKKKHRKLLRKTRHQRRNKK, encoded by the coding sequence ATGGGTTCCGTTATCAAGAAGCGCCGCAAGCGTATGTCCAAGAAGAAGCACCGCAAGCTGCTTCGTAAGACCCGCCACCAGCGCCGCAACAAGAAGTAA
- a CDS encoding 1,4-dihydroxy-2-naphthoate polyprenyltransferase, which translates to MATAAQWIEGARLRTLPLAVAPIIAGSAAAYEINEFKPLYAFLAFLVAFFLQVGVNYANDYSDGIKGTDEDRVGPLRLVGSGVASPRSVKYAAFTCFGLAMLAGLALVALANQWWFLAIGASSVFAAWGYTGGKHPYGYMGLGDVFVFVYFGLVATLGTLYTQAHTLTLLGWVGAIGIGLISCALLMANNVRDIPTDIEAGKLTMAVRLGERWSRITYIVEMALALGLGVLLLDENPWFLLIFLLVGPTIHSCVTVWTRGGRELIPVLKQAGIVALVYSMILALAVWLGSLDIISHEVQVFTGY; encoded by the coding sequence GTGGCAACTGCCGCCCAATGGATTGAAGGCGCTCGCCTGCGCACCCTGCCGCTCGCCGTCGCCCCCATTATTGCCGGCTCAGCTGCCGCCTACGAGATCAACGAATTCAAGCCGCTCTACGCGTTCTTGGCGTTCCTCGTCGCGTTCTTCCTGCAGGTCGGCGTGAACTACGCCAACGACTACTCCGACGGCATCAAAGGCACCGACGAAGACCGCGTGGGTCCGCTACGCCTCGTTGGTTCCGGCGTGGCAAGCCCCCGCTCCGTCAAGTACGCCGCCTTCACCTGCTTCGGTCTAGCGATGCTTGCGGGTCTTGCCCTGGTGGCTCTGGCGAACCAGTGGTGGTTCCTGGCGATTGGCGCCTCCAGCGTCTTCGCGGCGTGGGGCTACACCGGCGGCAAGCACCCCTACGGCTACATGGGCCTGGGCGATGTATTCGTCTTCGTCTACTTTGGTCTGGTTGCGACCCTGGGCACCCTCTACACGCAGGCGCACACCCTGACCCTGCTCGGCTGGGTTGGCGCTATCGGCATCGGTCTGATTTCCTGTGCGCTGCTCATGGCGAATAACGTACGTGACATTCCCACCGACATTGAGGCGGGCAAGCTGACCATGGCGGTCCGCCTGGGCGAACGCTGGTCGCGCATCACCTACATCGTGGAGATGGCGCTGGCCCTGGGTCTGGGCGTGCTCCTGCTCGATGAGAACCCCTGGTTCCTGCTGATCTTCCTGCTGGTCGGCCCGACCATCCACTCCTGCGTGACCGTGTGGACGCGCGGCGGCCGCGAGCTGATTCCCGTGCTCAAGCAGGCGGGTATTGTGGCGCTCGTGTACTCCATGATTCTTGCCCTCGCCGTATGGCTCGGTTCGCTGGATATTATTAGCCACGAGGTTCAGGTGTTCACCGGATACTAA